Genomic window (Candidatus Nitrosocosmicus franklandus):
ATTCTTAATCATCAATGTATTATTAATCCAATAGATTAATCATCGGCCCATGCAAAAATTTCGCGTAACGAGCGTTTTTTGCCTATTTCATATTACTAATAGGTGGCTGACAGAGAAAATTACGTGTTCCATGAATTCCAAAGCAAAATTAGGGATATCTGCTGCCATATTAATAGGAGTAATAGTATCATCCAACACGGGCTTTGATTGGTCCGTATTGTCTGGTCAAATTTCAAATACAATTCAATCTAATGATGGAGGTAGTGATTTGCAATCTGATACGTTGAATATAGGATACTTTCCCAACGTTAACTTAGCCCAAGCGATAATAGGAATTGGAACAGGAAATATTAGCAAATCAATTACGGAGTCTATCGAAGACAGAAATTTTACGATTAATGCACGAGCTTTTAATTCAGGTCCTTCAATGGTTGACGCTTTGTATTCTGGTCGGATAGATGTTGCGTATATTGGTCCGAATAATATAATCGATGGATTCATACTTTCTGGAGCTGACGGTTTGCGAATTATATCTGGTGTTTCAAGCGGAGGTACTTCCTTTGTCGTAAGAAATGAATCGGGAATAGAATCAGTTAATGATCTAGGGGGGAAAAAGTTTGCAACACCACAATTAGGTAATACACAGGATGTGGCTTTGAGAAAATACTTGGTAGATAGTGGTTATAATACCATTGATAATGGAGGAAACGTAACCATTGTTGCATTAAAACCAGGTGATATCATATCTCAGTTTCAAAATAAAGAAATTGATGGTGCATGGGTCCCAGAACCTATAACTACTATCTTAGAACAACAATCAAATGCAAAAATTCTGGTTGACGAGAGGGATTTGTGGCCCGACGGTAAGTTTGTTACTGGCAACATAATTGTCAGAACAGATTACTTGAGAGATAATCCCGACGTAATCAAAAGGTTACTTGAAGCTCATGTGGATGAGACATTGTGGATAAACGAAAAACTACTCAAAACTGACGACAATAGTCCGGATGAGAACAAGGTATCTACACTCGTAATGGCGTTTAATAATGGATTGAAAAATTTGACCGGAAAAACGTTTCCTGATAATCAGCTGTCAGAAGCACTATCCAGGATAGAATTTACAAACGATCCGTTATCTGACTCGTTATTGAAGATTACTGACTTGACCTACCAGTTTGGCTTCATTAAAAAAGGATCAGGCTGGAATGACGAATTTCAAGAATTGTACGATCTTACATTATTAAATGAAGTGCTAAGCGAGAAAGGATTACAAGCCATAAACAAATGATTATAGTATTCTTCTCTGCCAACCAATTTCTCCTCCATTTGTTTCACTAGCCACATTAAGTGGCAACTTCTAACAATAATCTGATTTAATAACTCAATCGTTCGTTGTTCAAAAATAGCCTAGAACAATATTAACAAAGTATTTTTTGTTTTCTGAAATTATTGAA
Coding sequences:
- a CDS encoding ABC transporter substrate-binding protein, producing the protein MNSKAKLGISAAILIGVIVSSNTGFDWSVLSGQISNTIQSNDGGSDLQSDTLNIGYFPNVNLAQAIIGIGTGNISKSITESIEDRNFTINARAFNSGPSMVDALYSGRIDVAYIGPNNIIDGFILSGADGLRIISGVSSGGTSFVVRNESGIESVNDLGGKKFATPQLGNTQDVALRKYLVDSGYNTIDNGGNVTIVALKPGDIISQFQNKEIDGAWVPEPITTILEQQSNAKILVDERDLWPDGKFVTGNIIVRTDYLRDNPDVIKRLLEAHVDETLWINEKLLKTDDNSPDENKVSTLVMAFNNGLKNLTGKTFPDNQLSEALSRIEFTNDPLSDSLLKITDLTYQFGFIKKGSGWNDEFQELYDLTLLNEVLSEKGLQAINK